One window of Botrimarina mediterranea genomic DNA carries:
- a CDS encoding ABC transporter permease produces the protein MFRFVPYVLKSLWRHRARTLLTVSGTTVALLVFCFIGSVQQGLLALTNDASADRTLIVFQENRFCPQSSRLPQDYSDVIAKTPGVREVVPIKVFTNNCRASLDAIVFQGMPPEKLSTARDLSLASGSMLEFTQQDDGALVGADVAARRGLAEGDKFTIGDVSVVVKGVFRSSVAAENNLIYTHLEFLQRARGANDVGTVTQLEVHLTDGIDPDETAAKIDQAFRSGPVSTTTRTKGMFQADTLGDLAELIGFVHWLGYACVGLVLSLVATTTVMSVQDRIKEHAVLQTLGLRPLRVFRLVLIESVVLSTLGGVLGVAGSVLVLSSTGMSVAAEGVTIAFEPSATLAVQGVAVSIVVGILAGFAPGWHAARAEIVPALRQA, from the coding sequence GCGTACGCTGCTAACGGTGAGCGGCACGACGGTCGCGTTACTGGTGTTCTGCTTCATTGGCTCGGTGCAACAGGGCCTGCTGGCGCTCACCAACGACGCCAGCGCCGACCGTACGCTGATCGTCTTCCAGGAGAACCGGTTCTGCCCGCAAAGTAGCCGCTTGCCGCAGGACTACAGCGACGTGATCGCCAAGACCCCCGGGGTGCGCGAGGTGGTGCCGATTAAGGTCTTCACCAACAACTGCCGGGCAAGCCTCGACGCGATCGTCTTCCAAGGGATGCCACCCGAGAAGCTCTCGACGGCCAGGGACCTTTCGCTTGCCTCGGGGAGCATGCTGGAGTTCACCCAGCAAGACGACGGAGCGCTTGTGGGAGCGGACGTCGCGGCACGTCGGGGGTTGGCCGAGGGGGACAAGTTCACCATCGGTGACGTTTCGGTCGTCGTGAAGGGCGTCTTTCGGTCGTCCGTCGCCGCCGAAAACAACCTCATCTACACACACCTGGAGTTCCTGCAACGGGCCCGCGGCGCAAACGACGTAGGCACGGTTACGCAACTTGAGGTCCACCTCACCGACGGGATCGACCCGGATGAGACGGCCGCAAAGATCGACCAAGCGTTCCGCTCCGGCCCGGTGTCGACGACGACACGGACGAAGGGCATGTTCCAGGCCGACACGCTCGGCGACCTGGCCGAGCTGATTGGGTTTGTTCATTGGCTTGGATACGCCTGCGTCGGCCTCGTGCTATCACTTGTTGCGACGACAACCGTCATGTCGGTCCAGGACCGCATCAAAGAGCACGCGGTGCTGCAGACACTCGGTTTGAGACCACTGCGTGTATTTCGCCTCGTGCTGATTGAAAGCGTCGTGCTCAGCACCTTGGGCGGCGTCCTCGGGGTTGCCGGGAGCGTGCTGGTGCTCTCATCGACGGGAATGTCCGTCGCCGCCGAAGGGGTGACAATCGCGTTCGAGCCCTCTGCAACTCTCGCGGTTCAAGGGGTTGCTGTTTCTATCGTCGTGGGCATCCTCGCTGGCTTTGCGCCCGGCTGGCACGCCGCTCGGGCCGAAATTGTCCCCGCGTTGCGGCAAGCCTAA